A stretch of the Lactuca sativa cultivar Salinas chromosome 9, Lsat_Salinas_v11, whole genome shotgun sequence genome encodes the following:
- the LOC111889756 gene encoding calmodulin-binding transcription activator 2 gives MVWSVGIVEKAILRCRRKSRRLHGFRPELRAPESEYDFLRIGRKHKYVGVEKALAMVHSMAQNPEGQEQDMRLVGKFEKLSHEDSSSK, from the exons ATGGTGTGGTCTGTTGGGATAGTGGAGAAAGCGATACTCAGATGTAGACGAAAGAGTCGTAGGTTGCATGGATTCCGTCCGGAATTGAGAGCTCCGGAATCGGAatatgatttcctgagaataggTCGGAAACATAAATATGTTGGAGTGGAAAAGGCATTGGCTATGGTGCATTCCATGGCTCAGAATCCTGAAGGCCAGGAACAGGACATGAGGCTCGTGGGGAAGTTTGAAAAG TTGAGCCATGAAGATAGCAGCAGCAAATGA